ggttttgaaaaagggcaggcatttgtctccagacttggagatgaacctccctagagcTGCGATTCTTCCTGttagcttctgaacatccttgatggagcgtggtggctccatgtctaggatgGATTTGATCTTGTCGGGGTTGGCCCATATTCCCCTCTTAGAGACCACGTgacccaaaaaatttccagacccaATGCTAAAAGCACACTTGGctgggtttaacatcatcttttTGTGCCTGagcacttcaaatgcctctctGAGGTGACTGATATGATCGGCATTGCTtaggcttttgactaacatgtcatcgataTAGACCTCTATGGTCTTCCCAATTGGATGAGCAAATATCTTATTTACCAGCCTTTGgtaagtagctcctgcattcttaaatCCCAAAGCCATAACAAGAAACAAAATACACCAATgtcagttatgaaagataccttggATGTGTCATCTTTGTGCATTTTAATCTGTTTGTAACCGCTGAAATCATCCATAAACTTAGTATTTtgtgtccagcagtggcatcgattagggtatcaatccttggtaggggTAGTAGTCCTTGGGATAAGCATCATTCAAGTCAGTGAAATCgatgcacatcctccacttcccattggcTTTCTTAACGATTACGGGGTTGGCCAACCACTCAGGGAATTATACTTCATCAATGAATCCAGCTTCTAAAAGCTTCTCGACCTTTTATTAATGACTTCCAGCCTatcaggggcataagttctcttTTTCTGCTTCACAACCTTTCGAGTTGGGTCAACATTCAACCTATGAGTTATAAGGTTTGGGTCAATCCTAGGCATATCAGCTGTTGTCCAAGCAAACATATCACTGTTTTCTTGTAGGAAAGTTGTCATTTGTCCCTTCAAGGGCTTTTCCAGAGATGCCCCAATATACGTGACCTTCTCCGGGTCTAAGGGGTCTAGGGGAATTGAGACCAAGTCCTCGACTTGCTTCCCTCGCAGTTCGTCATTCTCTCGGACATCAATGTCTTCTATGGAGAGGACCTGCCCCCGATTCTATCGGGCCTAAGTGCTGCAACATAGCAACCATGGGCCATTTTCTGATCTCCTTTCGCTTCTCCAATACCATTCCTAGTTGGGAACTTCCGAAATATGGGGTAGGTTGAGGACACGGCTTTAAACACATGGATCTGTGTTctacccatgatagcattgtaagtagAGGCTGCCTTAACAACCTGAAAGTTCAACATCTGTGTGCCCTCCCTGGGCTCTTCCCCTATTGTTACGGGAAGTTGTATTGCTCCTTCAACTTTGCATTCCACGTGGTTAAACCCGTAGATGGGTACATCAGACGgagttagttgagaatcattataGCCCATCCTTATGAATGTGTTATGGAACAGAATATCCATGAAATCTCCATTATCCACTAGGACCCTCATAACAGGACAATTTCCAATTATCGGTGTGAAAACCAGGGGATCATCCTGAGGAAATTTTAAACCTTCAAGGTCTGGGTCACCAAATTCAAGCATCATCTCTGACTTAGAATGCTTAGATGGGACTCCAATTTTGCTCATCTCGGGAGTTCCTTATAGTACCAGCTGCTGTAGGACCGCCTGAGATCATATTGATTACTGGCCCTCGGGGCTGTGGGTTGCAATTTCTGTCGCTACCCCTTCAATCATCATCTCTTCGATCATTGTCTCTTTTCTGGCCTCCAGCCTCTTCGCCCTTAGTGAAACGTCCGAATTTTCCCCTTCGGATCAAATACTCGATTCGTCagtatcatgaccaacatctttgtggaaCCTGCAGTATCGACTCTTATCTCTTTTCTCGGAGTCTCTCCTTAGTGGCTTCGACCATTTGAAATCTTTGTCCTTCTCAATTTTCATGaggatttggctccttggagcgtTCAACCTCGCATATTTAGTGAATCTTAGTTGCTGATTCTTTTTAGAAGAGGAGGAGTCGGAGCTTTTGTTAATTTGAGGGTACTTATCCTTGGCATCGTACTCCTGATCCGTCTTCTGCTTCTTGTTTCCAGCGGGTTCATTACTCACAACtgtcttcttcatactttcctccaccttgatatactttccgGCCTTATCCTGGAGCTGCAGCATGCTTTCGGGAGGGCGCTTATCcagggacatcttaaagaactcgtctctagtcccttgttgtagggctatcatagctaccttatcgtCAAGATCAGGGACCTTTAAAGCCTCCTTCGTAAATCGATTCAGATACTCTCTCAGGGAATCCTTTCTTGGACTATGCCCATGAGAGAGGCCGAACTTTTCTCCTGTACTCTGCTACTTATGAACAACTTGATAAAATCTAGGCACAAGTCCTTaaaggatccaatagagtttAGGGGTAGACGGTTGTACCACttttgagccatacccgatagggtttgGGGAAAAGCCCGATACTTAATAGCGTTGTTCACGGGCTGTAGCAATAGGGAGTTAGAGAACATCCTGACATGATTATCAGGGTCTCCAGTACCATcgtatgctttgatggtgggcatcttgaacttccttgaaaTGCGGGAATTCATTATTTCatcagtgaatggtgggtttggatcatcaggatctcctaggggcataagatcacttggatcagcccttggagCAATAACCCTTCTTGATATTtgaccatccaggtctatgattgaaGGAGGATCTCTCCTCCTCAGAGCAAGTGGGGTTCTTTGAGTCAAGTGCGTCTCCAGGTCACGCTTTATCCTTTGGATCTCGacttcatgagccctgatcctttcctggacatcttggggattcgtcccttgagtgcTTCTGGGGCCCTGGTCAGTACTAGATATCGTCTCTTTACTAGCACGCCTCCTTCTCGGAGCAACATCGTCGTCCGATGATTCAGAGTCTCTATTAGTAtaaggtccagagaattcttgatcctctggAATAGGAGCCAAGCCATGTATGTATTGGGGCATatgcccttgtgcttcactcaTATTAGAGTGTCCACTTCCTCCGGCTACGGGGTATTgaggcatcccgtaaggggggttagtggtcacgaTCGTCGAGTACTCATACCTAACGGGTCAAGAGTTCAAAGGTGCGTGTAgctgctgaaattggggattcgtcccttgaggagccgagGGATTCGTCCCTGGTGGCTGAGCCTCGGTTTCCCCTAccagggttcctccttgggtggaggcataAGTTGAGTGCGGTGGTACTTCTACCACTGATGTGATTGTTCATTTTGGGACATGAGTGTCTGTTCAACTATTGTTTATGCTCCGTGTATTCACCATGATTGTTGTAATTTTCCCATAAACGGCGCCAAATGTTTTGGAATAAAAACTAGAGTGCGTTAGTATTTAATTctagggtttgtgagcttcgagctttaatggatGCCCTTGTGttcgggactatcggtccttgcaagatgcctatgtatctctgtgtggtagagaatcaagctaaaaacgtagttctaggttgaggggtagagccctttatatagaggtgagtctagtgttagacttgtgttgggagacttagtggccaagtctccaacttagatggtgattaggagtcttataagggaaggaactctagaaccttctatgtaggactttgagtccgtttaggACACATATCTCTACTCATCCGGCCGTATTGGGCCTGGTCCGTGAACAGcttgtgttcgtggaccttgacgatCTCAGCTGGTGGGCCTTGTCTACATGGGTCGTCTTGAGTCTACTACGAGCTCGGACCAGACAGGTTTGTACTGGACTTCAGACAAGAAGCCCAAATGTAATTAATGCGACGTTTAATttgtctttaggatgtattttctatctaTATCAAAAGCAATGAATGACTAACAAGTTATATCAGCTCATATTTGTAAAGAGATCGAGTTCAATCAATTCagtgctagttgtttgtgaagCAGACCAGTGCACTAAGCATCAGCACATCAGAAAAGAATTAATTTAATCGCACAGAAGATTTGAAGGTGATATAATATAGAGGGGATCAAGGGAATGAAAAAAGGTTTGTGTCAAAAATGCTTTTAAGGAAAATAGGTTCATTGTGGTCGTAACTTAGGAAAACATTTCTAAGGAAATTAATCTTCCTTATGGTCGCAGCTCAAGAAAATGACTCTAAGGAAATTGGTTCCCTAGTGGTCGCAAATCAGAAATCTTTCTAAGGAAAACAATTTTTCTTGCAGTCGCAACTCAGGTGAAATCTAAGGCAAAACAACATGTCTCCCTGTATTAGCAACTCAGAAGAAATATTGTCAGGGAAAATAATTCCCCAGTGTACGCAACTTAGAAGAAAACCATGTGTGCGCAAGTGAAAAGAATTTTAAGGCAAAGTCTTCCCCTATTGTCGCCACTTAACACTTGGTAAATTCATTAAAAACAAAGAAGCATTTGATTTAATGCTTGGCTAAAATCAAGCCACGTGTCCAATACAAATTGAAGTCTACACAAAAGAAGCAGAATGAATTGAATTCACTCAGTTATCTTCTTCAGCTCCCAACTGTATTTTGACGAAGCACCACTGAAGGCCAAATTTATTAGCTTGTAAATATGCTGTGATGCtgttgaatttattgtagctaatcaattgattaattagagtgtagcaacctcaaggtttatattaataaaaaaatatatttctcaaattgttttgtgt
The sequence above is drawn from the Apium graveolens cultivar Ventura chromosome 2, ASM990537v1, whole genome shotgun sequence genome and encodes:
- the LOC141692168 gene encoding uncharacterized protein LOC141692168; this translates as MSKIGVPSKHSKSEMMLEFGDPDLEGLKFPQDDPLVFTPIIGNCPVMRVLVDNGDFMDILFHNTFIRMGYNDSQLTPSDVPIYGFNHVECKVEGAIQLPVTIGEEPREGTQMLNFQVVKAASTYNAIMGRTQIHVFKAVSSTYPIFRKFPTRNGIGEAKGDQKMAHGCYVAALRPDRIGGRSSP